The genomic window CGCAGTACGTCAAACCATACCTCAAGGGTCACAAGAATGACTTTCGGGATGCTGAAGCGATCGCCGAGGCCGCTCAGCGGCCGACAATGCGGTTCGTTCCAGTGAAGTCAGCCGAACAACTTGATTTACAGGCACTACACAGAGTTCGCAGTCGATTGGTGACGCAGAGAACGGCGGTCATCAATCAAATCCGGGGCTTTTTGCTTGAGCGAGGGCTACCAGTGCGGCAGGGAGCGGCAGCACTCCGACTGGCACTTCCTCAGATTCTCTCAGCGACAAACGACAACTTATCGCCTCGCGTGATCCAGCTCATTCAGGACTTGGCCGAGGACTGGCGCTATCTCGACCGACGGGTCGCGTCAATGACGAAAGAAATCGACGAACTCGCTGATCAAGATCCACACTGTCGCCGCCTAATGAGTGCGCCCGGCGTCGGGCCGATCATCTCAAGCGCGATGGTCGCCGCCATCGGAACCGGTGATGCCTGCACCGCATAAGAAACAGGGCCGGAAAGGAAAATCCAAGGTCGGGATCAGAAGGCACAATAACCCGCCGAGGTTTGCGAGACGGAAAGGACGAATGGAGAAACGGTTCCACCGACACTTCTGAAGCCTGGTTCGACTCCATGGCCCTTCTTGAGGCCGGCGAGTTATTGAGGACAGAAGTGAGCGGATATCCATGATGGCTCGGGGCAACAGCCCCAAATTGAAGCCGGATAGATTGGCGCAAACCGCTTCATCCCTTTGTCGATTCCTCTTGCAACGCGGGCGTGGTCCATAGATCGGCGTCAAAGCCTCCATCGTCACCAACAACCGCCGTGGTCCCGGCGGCCTGTTCGTGCTGCACGCCAGGGCGCTGCCCGATAACCCGTACGACGGCCATACCTTGCGGGACGTCATCGACCGCACCGAGACGCTGACCGGCTGTGCGATCGAGCGGGCCTATGTCGATAAGGGATACCGCGGCCACGACGCGCAAAATCCCCACCGGGTCTTCATCTCCGGCCAGAAGCGCGGCGTCTTCGGTGTCATCAAGCGCGAGCTGCACCGCCGCTCCGCCATTGAGCCCATCATCGGACACCTGAAGACCGATGGTCACCTCGGCCGCTGCTACCCCAAAGGCCGCGCAGGAGACGCCGCTAACGTCATGCTCTCCGCCGTCGGCCACAACTTCCGTCGCATCCTCGCCTGGCTCAGGGCTCTTTGGTGCCTGATCCTGACCACCCTCATCGCGGCCGCCAGCGACTGCTCACCGCTCAAATCGGTTTCTGAACGGACGACTAGCTACTTGAGCTCGAAAATTATCAATCTACAATGCCCGGCGCCTCTCCATACGACCGCGGCGGGCGCGTGTTTTGTCGTGCGTCCTGAGATAATTCCGCGCAACCCGAGCCTTTCCGCTCGCCATAGCGGACGTGAGAAGAGCCGTTTAGCCTGCTCAGTCGCGCCGAGCGCCTTTTGGTAAGCGGGACTTATCTGTAGGGGCGGTAGTATTCCGCACTGCACTGGGAACAGTCGCTTTTTGTAAGACGAGACTACCTTGAGAACCAGGCGCGGCAGTCCGACCTGTTGCAATGAGGACAGCTAAGCAGAGTTTGCCGAACCGCGTAAAAACGTACGTATATTTGCATCTGACGCAGTTTTTCGGAGTTGCGAAGCCCCACATTAGGGAACTTCGACTTTCGTCGTCCCGTAATATTTCCGCCGAATGGAGATAAGCTTGACCTCTAACCGACGCACCTCGCTGCGGCCGCTGTCGTCTCCAGCCTGAGGACTAAATTAGCTGACTACTACCTCGGAGGAGGTGGAGTGCAGCACGGAGGGGCAAATTGGATGGAATACGGTGCTTGGCCTCATGTGAAGGACGATCTCTCCTCCGTAAGGTCACGTGCCGCGACGTTTCTGGACAGTTTTCCTAGTGAGAATAACCGCGAAAGTACAGTTTGGCAGAGCTGGATCACTAGGTGGACGAGGCTAGGGAATGATCAATTCCTTATCGGTGACTTGAGCATTAAGCGGGGTGCCTGCCAAGAAGCGACGGGGGCTTGGCTTTGTGCGCTAACTGCTTTTGAAATTGTCCGGCGCCTAGCTGATAAAGACGGTTCGCAACGTGAAGAAGTTTCGGCTAGAATCGCGGCGGGAATTCAGAAAATCGAATTATCTCTGGCGCAAAAAATAGAGCGGATAACAATAGGGGGATCCGATCTCGGGGAATTTCCAGCGTACTACGTGGCTGCTGGTAGTCGCGAGGTGCCAGCGCCGGCGGTCATTTGCATCAGCATGGAAGAAGAATCGCGAACCGCGCTGCTCGGGAGGCTCTTGCCCGTAGTCCTCGATGCGGGCTTGTCGCTCCTCGTTGTCTCTCACGACGACATCTCAACTCGCTCGCGCGGCCACTCCCAAGCTTTGTTGTCTTTCTGCTTGGACTACCTATCAGGTCGGCCCGACGTTGATGCCGCTCGGATCGGCGTCTATGGTGAAGGCTTATCGGCTGCTCTGGCTACGGAATTCGCCACATCTGACCGTCGCCTTGCTGCGGCGGTTTGCGATGGCGGCCTTTGGAATTTGGCCCGATCTCTGGCATCGGTCGTTTGGATCACGAGTACTGCAGACCAAGTAGACGAGGGTTTGGCTTCGGCGCGCCGCTTGCAAGTTATAACACAGTTGATCTGCCCAGTTCTCGTAGTCACCGGCGGGCGCGGCATTGTCAGCATGTCGGAAGCGGTCAAACTCCAGGCTGACTGCATGGCAGCAAACATTGATCTCGACTTGGCCATGCCGCGGATCATTCGGAGCTCCGGGGAACACATCGAAAACTTCGTGAGTTCAGACGATTGCATCTTCGGATGGTTAAAGGAAAAGCTCGTCTGCACGACCTCGGCACCCTAATCATTGCGTTTGAACAGGGGATTACTTTGTGACGATATCATTATGAGCAGCGTTGTGCCGATCGACGCGCTTCTGGATGCTCGATACCGGCTCCATGTAGCACTACAGTACGCCTATACTCAATTTTTGCGATGCCAATCGGCTATTTTTGGCGATTAGGCGTAGTCGTTTGTTGAGGTACTCAAGGCTCGCTTCATCGAGCCCGTCAAACATGGTCGAGTTAAGGGCTTTTCTTTTGATCGAAAGCTTGGCGATCTCCGCACGGGCTTTCTGAGTCAACGACATCTGAACGCATCTTGCATCATCGAGCGATGCCTCGCGGGACAGAAACTCCATTGCTTCCAGTCTTTTCGTTTGGTTCGTAACAAAAGCTGGATGTATTCGCAGTTTATTCGCGATAGCTATCCCCGCGACACCCCGACCTTCATCGAGTTCAGAAATAGCCATCAGGATCAACCATTGCGGTTCGCTTATTCCTAGTAGCAGGGCCCAACTCTTGTGTATTTCCTCAAGTTGAGAATGAATCTCAACAATGTTCCAGATGAAGTCGGTAACGGCTCTTTGGAGCAGCTCTTCTTCAGCCATATGGGCCCTTCCTTTATCATACCGGCGCATGCCGAGCCGGCATGACCGGCAATCCTGAGATCTAGATCAAAAATAGCCCTTCTGGGACTGCGCCAGAAAGCCTTCTCACAGCATGCCGATCATGTCAAAATAACAATTGACTAATGCAATTGTTTTCGATTATCTTCCGCCTCAGATCGTTGACTTATGTGCCAGCGATCATGTCTAAATCTCCAAGTAGAACCTTCGGGATGCCCCCTGGAGGTTCTTTTTTTTGCGATATACGCCTAGTGCAGCCTCATACTGCCCGGTGTTGCAGATATGCAGCGTTTGGCGGCAAATTATCAATTGTTGAAATTAATTAATTGAAGGAACTATTTTGGCGGGCTAAGTCTGGATCTGACAGCGAGGGGACGCCTCGAAGTCGTTCCGTCAAGCGTCTGCCCACGAAGGCGAGCTCGATCGACGGATCTTTGAAAGGCGGAAACCACGTTTCCAACTTGGAGGTTCATCAATGAAACTGACGAAGGGTATTTTTCTTGGTTCTGCGACGATGCTCGCGAGCGCGGGGGTGCAGGCAGCCGATGTTCCTGTGAAGGCGAAGGCCGTCGAGTACGTCAAGGTATGTTCGCTGTATGGCGCCGGGTTCTACTACATTCCCGGGACTGACACTTGCATCAAGCTGGGCGGCTATATGCGTGCCCAGGTGGAGCTGGGCGGGAATAGTATCGGTGTGGCAGCCGACACTGGTGTGGCTGGTGCACAGAACCGCCTTGCCAACTACTATACTAGCCGCACTCGTGGGGACTTGAAGATCGACACGCGTACCGCAACGGAGTATGGCGTGGTTCGTACCTATTTCGAGGCTTGGAACACCTGGACAACCGGCGGCTATACGGGGGCCGGTACCACTGCTACGAATGGCTCGACGGCCTACACCACGTCGGCCGGTTCTCAGGTAGCTGGCGGTGCGCTGGGCATCCCCTACGCCTTCATCCAGTTCGCTGGATTCACGCTCGGCAAGGCGAACTCGCAGTTCTCCACGCCCTGGGGCGAGTATCCTGCGAATTTCCATGAGTTGCCGGGCAGTGGCCCCTGGGACCCCGTGAACCAGTTCAGCTATACAGCTGACTTCGGCCAAGGCATTTCGGCTTCATTTTCGGCTCAGGATCAGGTCCAAAACTTCACGTCCAACATCTGGAACGTGAGCGCAGCAACAGCTGCGGGCCTCGCAACCGGTGCGTATGGTGCCAACGACATCGGGGGTACAAGAGCTCCAGACCTCGTTGCGATGCTTCGTGTTGACCAGGCCTGGGGTCTGTTCCAGGCGTCGGTCGCCGCGCACGACAACCATGCCGCCTACTATGGCGCGTCAGAGGTCACCGGCTATCC from Bradyrhizobium zhanjiangense includes these protein-coding regions:
- a CDS encoding porin; translated protein: MKLTKGIFLGSATMLASAGVQAADVPVKAKAVEYVKVCSLYGAGFYYIPGTDTCIKLGGYMRAQVELGGNSIGVAADTGVAGAQNRLANYYTSRTRGDLKIDTRTATEYGVVRTYFEAWNTWTTGGYTGAGTTATNGSTAYTTSAGSQVAGGALGIPYAFIQFAGFTLGKANSQFSTPWGEYPANFHELPGSGPWDPVNQFSYTADFGQGISASFSAQDQVQNFTSNIWNVSAATAAGLATGAYGANDIGGTRAPDLVAMLRVDQAWGLFQASVAAHDNHAAYYGASEVTGYPSDKWGWAGQLALSIKNIPTGPGDSINLTGVYTNGASRYSFNDYMSTTFARYGGTSVPGAYQSVGLGGISDSVFVAGAGQELTRTYGFNAGYNHNWDAHWVSTIFGGFGAVRYNGTAKGYICGAFVANLALSSGLAGCNPDFNYAVVGTQTSWTPVKNLTFGVELTYNILDQKYASGSTVTLPLQSGIAKPGAVYELKDQSNVTMLLHVQRNW
- a CDS encoding MarR family winged helix-turn-helix transcriptional regulator — encoded protein: MAEEELLQRAVTDFIWNIVEIHSQLEEIHKSWALLLGISEPQWLILMAISELDEGRGVAGIAIANKLRIHPAFVTNQTKRLEAMEFLSREASLDDARCVQMSLTQKARAEIAKLSIKRKALNSTMFDGLDEASLEYLNKRLRLIAKNSRLASQKLSIGVL
- a CDS encoding alpha/beta hydrolase family protein, encoding MEYGAWPHVKDDLSSVRSRAATFLDSFPSENNRESTVWQSWITRWTRLGNDQFLIGDLSIKRGACQEATGAWLCALTAFEIVRRLADKDGSQREEVSARIAAGIQKIELSLAQKIERITIGGSDLGEFPAYYVAAGSREVPAPAVICISMEEESRTALLGRLLPVVLDAGLSLLVVSHDDISTRSRGHSQALLSFCLDYLSGRPDVDAARIGVYGEGLSAALATEFATSDRRLAAAVCDGGLWNLARSLASVVWITSTADQVDEGLASARRLQVITQLICPVLVVTGGRGIVSMSEAVKLQADCMAANIDLDLAMPRIIRSSGEHIENFVSSDDCIFGWLKEKLVCTTSAP